One window of Leopardus geoffroyi isolate Oge1 chromosome B3, O.geoffroyi_Oge1_pat1.0, whole genome shotgun sequence genomic DNA carries:
- the MRPS11 gene encoding LOW QUALITY PROTEIN: 28S ribosomal protein S11, mitochondrial (The sequence of the model RefSeq protein was modified relative to this genomic sequence to represent the inferred CDS: substituted 1 base at 1 genomic stop codon) yields the protein MVAWKCEGRDVPLLRKSGKYCQEDNMELRTELNGSSAGRCEKGHFRQSXYSGIYPPVPGQESPLRWAGKKFEEIPIAHIKASYNNTQIQVVSAAHQPLARASCGTEGFRNAKKGTGIAAQTAGIAAAAKAAGKGVTHIRVVVKGLGPGRLSAIKGLTMGGLEVISITDNTPIPHNGCRPRKARRL from the exons ATGGTTGCTTGGAAGTGTGAAGGAAGAGATGTCCCACTCCTGAGGAAATCAGGCAAGTACTGCCAGGAAGATAATATGGAGCTAAGAACTGAATTGAACGGGAGTTCAGCTGGACGATGTGAAAAGGGTCATTTTAGGCAAAGCTAATATTCTGG CATTTACCCTCCAGTTCCAGGACAGGAGAGCCCTCTGAGGTGGGCAGGAAAGAAATTCGAGGAGATCCCGATCGCACACATTAAAGCATCCTACAACAA CACGCAGATCCAGGTGGTCTCTGCCGCCCACCAGCCCCTCGCCCGCGCGTCCTGTGGCACTGAGGGATTCCGGAATGCCAAGAAGGGCACCGGCATCGCCGCACAAACAGCAGGCATAGCTGCGGCCGCG aAAGCTGCCGGGAAGGGCGTGACCCACATCCGAGTGGTCGTGAAAGGCCTGGGGCCAGGGCGCTTG TCTGCCATCAAGGGACTGACCATGGGGGGCCTGGAAGTGATCTCAATCACAGACAACACCCCCATCCCGCACAACGGCTGCCGCCCCAGGAAGGCTCGGAGGCTGTGA
- the LOC123582490 gene encoding 28S ribosomal protein S11, mitochondrial-like, producing MQVVRKTGSWFLWSWARSPTPGVVPGAPASTIRTGARQLQDAAAKQEVEEKAAAPAPSRSSFRSSAGCEETESRRRLKETKEGIRHHPGEWKKDN from the exons ATGCAGGTGGTTCGAAAGACGGGGTCTTGGTTCTTGTGGTCTTGGGCTCGGTCACCGACGCCCGG GGTCGTGCCTGGGGCGCCAGCCTCCACCATCCGCACCGGCGCCCGGCAGCTACAAGATGCGGCGGCCAAGCAGGAAGTTGAGGAGAAGGCGGCCGCTCCGGCTCCGAGCCGCAGCAGCTTCAG GTCATCAGCTGGCTgtgaggaaacagaaagcagGCGGAGGTTGAAGGAGACAAAGGAAGGTATAAGGCATCATCCAGGAGAGTGGAAGAAGGATAATTGA